A window of Apium graveolens cultivar Ventura chromosome 8, ASM990537v1, whole genome shotgun sequence contains these coding sequences:
- the LOC141678816 gene encoding 6,7-dimethyl-8-ribityllumazine synthase, chloroplastic, with translation MAASFTACIQKTPLSFGHQIAHNKLAFTPVSVVSFKSSSQHFVTSSLSSSSPTNPGVGVPLFGGVGVDKNLKDRSAFAQTEAVRQVTGSLTCAAGFRFAVVVARFNEIVTRPLLNGALETFTRYSVKDEDIDVVWVPGSFEIGVVAARLGKSKMYDAILCIGAVVRGDTTHYDAVSNSAASGILSASLSSGVPCIFGVLTTENMDQAMNRAGGKSGNKGAEAALTAIEMASLFKHDLKEQ, from the exons ATGGCTGCTTCATTCACAGCTTGTATTCAAAAGACTCCTCTTTCATTTGGGCATCAAATTGCTCATAACAAACTTGCTTTTACTCCTGTCTCTGTTGTTTCTTTCAAATCTTCATCACAGCATTTTGTTACTTCTTCTCTGTCCTCATCTTCACCTACTAACCCAG GGGTTGGAGTACCATTGTTCGGTGGAGTTGGGGTTGACAAGAATTTGAAAGATAGGTCAGCATTTGCTCAGACGGAAGCTGTTCGACAAGTGACCGGCTCTCTTACGTGTGCTGCTGGTTTTCGCTTTGCTGTT GTGGTAGCTCGGTTCAATGAGATTGTTACCAGGCCGCTGTTGAATGGAGCTCTGGAGACATTTACCAGATATTCAGTGAAAGATGAAGATATTGAT GTTGTGTGGGTTCCTGGTAGTTTTGAGATTGGTGTTGTTGCAGCAAGGCTTGGAAAGTCCAAAATGTATGATGCAATATTGTGTATAGGGGCTGTG GTAAGAGGTGATACTACCCACTATGATGCCGTTTCTAATTCTGCAGCTTCTGGAATACTTTCAGCCAGTCTAAGTTCAG GTGTTCCTTGCATATTTGGTGTCTTGACGACTGAAAATATGGATCAG GCAATGAACCGGGCTGGTGGTAAATCAGGGAATAAGGGTGCGGAAGCAGCTTTAACAGCT ATAGAGATGGCATCCTTGTTTAAGCACGACTTGAAAGAGCAGTAA